One part of the Rhodococcus oxybenzonivorans genome encodes these proteins:
- a CDS encoding amino acid permease, protein MNTVHDTVVKTPPAPTKDIVTRGLQQAMKPRQLVMMSLGGAIGAGLFVGSGAGIAVAGPAVLVSFLIAGFLVVLVMRMMGEMVAADPDSGAFSVHAEKAMGPIAGRTIGWLYWVQVVIVVAAEATAAAAITAASIPAVPQWAAALFYMSVLTAVNLAGVSRFGEFEFWFAALKIAAIVGFLGIGSAMIFGWIPSFDAPALANLTGHGGFAPNGVTGIAAGLLIVVFAFGGTEVMAIAAAETSEPRRNVSRAVRSIVWRILVFYIGSVLIMVTVLPWTAEELSSGPFVAVLNAAHVPGAGAVMTVVVVIALLSSLNAMLFSGSRMIYSLSERGAAARIFGRVSSNGVPRLAVLASVAFGFLTVVLNYLAPDRVLPLLLNAVGSTILVLWTFVTVSQIVLRRRAEKEGRNDLPLKMWGFPYLSYVALALLAAVAVLALFDDAARNQLIATLTFTCAITLACWVLGRRQRRTSSDTRSTIEHAH, encoded by the coding sequence ATGAACACAGTTCACGACACAGTGGTGAAGACACCGCCTGCACCCACGAAAGACATTGTCACCCGCGGACTTCAGCAGGCGATGAAGCCACGACAGCTGGTGATGATGAGCTTGGGCGGCGCGATCGGGGCCGGGTTGTTCGTCGGTTCCGGCGCCGGGATCGCCGTCGCCGGTCCGGCAGTGCTCGTGTCCTTCCTGATCGCCGGCTTTCTCGTCGTGTTGGTGATGCGCATGATGGGCGAAATGGTGGCAGCCGACCCCGACAGCGGCGCCTTCTCGGTCCACGCCGAGAAGGCGATGGGGCCGATCGCGGGGCGCACGATCGGCTGGCTCTACTGGGTGCAGGTGGTCATCGTGGTGGCCGCCGAGGCGACCGCTGCGGCGGCCATCACCGCGGCGTCGATACCGGCGGTGCCGCAATGGGCGGCGGCGCTCTTCTACATGAGTGTGCTGACCGCCGTGAACCTGGCGGGTGTCTCCCGATTCGGTGAGTTCGAATTCTGGTTCGCTGCACTGAAAATCGCGGCGATCGTCGGGTTCCTGGGCATCGGCTCCGCGATGATCTTCGGTTGGATTCCGAGCTTCGATGCTCCCGCGCTGGCCAACCTCACGGGTCACGGTGGATTCGCCCCCAACGGGGTCACCGGCATCGCTGCCGGACTACTCATCGTGGTGTTCGCGTTCGGCGGAACCGAAGTAATGGCCATCGCGGCCGCAGAGACGTCCGAGCCGCGCCGCAACGTGAGCCGGGCGGTGCGCTCCATCGTGTGGCGAATCCTGGTGTTCTACATCGGTTCCGTCCTCATCATGGTGACGGTACTGCCGTGGACTGCCGAGGAACTCTCCTCGGGCCCCTTCGTCGCGGTGCTGAACGCCGCGCACGTGCCCGGGGCCGGCGCGGTGATGACCGTCGTCGTGGTGATCGCTCTACTGTCCTCGCTCAACGCCATGCTGTTCAGTGGTTCACGGATGATCTACTCGCTGTCCGAGCGCGGCGCCGCGGCCAGGATTTTCGGGCGGGTATCGAGCAACGGCGTACCCCGCCTCGCGGTGCTCGCGTCCGTGGCCTTCGGCTTTTTGACGGTGGTTCTCAACTACCTCGCACCCGATCGGGTACTTCCTCTGCTGCTCAACGCAGTCGGGTCGACGATTCTGGTGTTGTGGACATTCGTCACGGTGTCGCAGATCGTGTTACGCCGCCGCGCCGAGAAAGAAGGCCGCAACGATCTGCCGCTGAAGATGTGGGGTTTCCCGTATCTGTCCTACGTCGCTCTCGCCCTGCTCGCCGCCGTGGCGGTTCTGGCCCTGTTCGACGACGCAGCGCGGAACCAGCTCATCGCGACCCTCACCTTCACGTGCGCGATCACCCTGGCTTGCTGGGTCCTCGGACGTCGGCAGCGGAGGACGAGCAGCGACACTCGGTCGACCATCGAGCACGCCCATTGA
- a CDS encoding SRPBCC family protein has product MSTSTPPTAATLTTPEDREIRVERIFNAPRERVWAAFTTPDLLAQWWGRGNRLDIERWEFERGGHWRFVEHSEGDTHGFEGRFREIIPMERLVYTFEWDGMPGHVTVDHNTYTDLGDGRTKLTVVSQFHTPEERDGMLQSGMEGGMNESYAALDAVLAQSTW; this is encoded by the coding sequence ATGAGCACCTCCACTCCCCCCACGGCTGCGACGCTCACCACCCCGGAGGACCGCGAAATCCGCGTCGAGCGCATTTTCAATGCCCCGCGCGAACGGGTGTGGGCAGCTTTCACCACCCCCGACCTGCTGGCACAGTGGTGGGGCCGCGGAAATCGGCTCGACATCGAGCGCTGGGAATTCGAGCGCGGTGGCCACTGGCGTTTCGTCGAACACTCCGAGGGAGACACCCATGGATTCGAGGGCCGGTTCCGTGAAATCATTCCCATGGAGCGCCTCGTGTACACCTTCGAATGGGACGGTATGCCCGGGCACGTTACGGTCGACCACAACACCTACACCGATCTGGGCGACGGTCGCACAAAACTGACGGTGGTCAGCCAGTTCCACACGCCCGAAGAGCGCGATGGCATGCTGCAATCCGGTATGGAAGGTGGCATGAACGAGAGTTACGCCGCCCTCGACGCGGTTCTGGCGCAGTCGACGTGGTGA
- a CDS encoding ArsR/SmtB family transcription factor — protein MVQHSALDTSFAALADPTRRGILQRLGRGASTISDLAEHFEMTLTGIKKHVHLLEVAGMVVTEKRGRVRYCMLGANPLEREVAWIRDYQTSLQSRLDRLDEFLTRTEGTS, from the coding sequence ATGGTTCAGCATTCAGCTCTCGACACTTCGTTCGCCGCACTGGCCGACCCCACGCGACGCGGAATTCTGCAGAGGCTCGGCAGGGGCGCCAGCACGATCAGCGATTTGGCAGAGCACTTCGAGATGACCCTTACCGGCATCAAGAAGCACGTGCACCTGCTCGAGGTTGCGGGAATGGTCGTGACGGAAAAGCGCGGGCGGGTGCGGTACTGCATGCTCGGCGCAAATCCCCTCGAGCGCGAGGTGGCCTGGATACGGGACTACCAAACGTCCCTCCAGAGCCGACTGGACCGTCTGGATGAATTCCTCACACGAACGGAAGGCACCTCATGA